One genomic window of Bactrocera dorsalis isolate Fly_Bdor chromosome 4, ASM2337382v1, whole genome shotgun sequence includes the following:
- the LOC105232234 gene encoding kelch-like protein 17 isoform X18 → MASSSTQTLALQTDSSALNCFKEKLMAKIFRFYDEQSLTDVTFKVSNPTAHVPAHRLILAAASPYFENLFKGNKGNKPIIEINDIDSDIFERLITFCYTGQALITVTNVGAMLKAAIRLQLDDAITRCVDFLMAHIDEYTLHDAYMLERETRCQLLKRKFIEYEIKNFMEISQSDEFLNFDVERLQRILESDNLNITREEDAFDAINRWFNYDVPAREEQLPLLIACLRLTQFDADFLLTHIQPLPGCELLAFKALSWISKPEARTKINMRFAEPRAVICEKTLLALCCVETWMNPTLLQYNKAEDKWQEYASINCDYKWYRTILKDDNILFTGGEKKDDETTSNIVRSWNIRNKTWQDLPAMKQARRSHCVVELNGKIYAIGGFDGKKSLSTVERYTTSDGWEFVSSLNDRRYNASAVTLNGKIYIMGGRNSGVPLKSVECYNPDSNTWTSCADMTECHWLHGVAVHKGHIYVVGCFSGNGTVERYDPQQNTWSKICSLEVGRGIIACASLDNKLWAIFFSVSGNKISVSVYNEENDRWEQKCAFPGHFVLSCYVVPVALLK, encoded by the exons ATGGCCTCAAGTTCTACCCAAACACTTGCTCTTCAGACGGATTCCAGTGCGCTGAACTGCTTCAAGGAAAAATTAATGGCGAAAATATTTAGGTTCTACGACGAGCAGTCTCTAACCGATGTGACATTTAAAGTTTCAAACCCAACGGCTCA TGTACCCGCGCATCGTTTGATACTCGCAGCAGCGAGTCCTTACTTCGAGAACCTTTTCAAAGGCAATAAAGGCAATAAACCCATCATCGAGATAAATGATATCGATAGTGATATTTTTGAGCGTCTAATAACCTTTTGTTACACCGGCCAGGCACTGATTACCGTTACCAATGTTGGTGCCATGCTGAAGGCAGCAATCCGGTTACAATTGGACGATGCCATAACAAG GTGTGTGGACTTCCTGATGGCACATATAGATGAATACACATTACACGATGCTTATATGCTTGAGCGAGAAACGCGATGTCAGCTTCTTAAGCGGAAATTCATCGAAtacgaaataaagaattttatggAG ATCAGCCAAAGCGATGAGTTTCTGAATTTTGATGTTGAAAGATTGCAACGTATTCTGGAATctgacaatttgaatataactCGTGAGGAAGATGCCTTCGATGCCATAAACCGTTGGTTCAATTACGACGTTCCTGCGCGCGAAGAACAACTGCCGCTTTTAATAGCTTGTCTCCGGCTTACCCAATTCGATGCGGACTTTCTGTTGACACACATACAGCCACTACCCGGCTGTGAGCTGCTGGCCTTCAAGGCGTTATCATGGATCAGTAAGCCGGAAGCACGAACAAAGATAAACATGCGATTTGCAGAACCACGTGCTGTAATTTGTGAGAAAACATTGCTCGCACTTTGTTGTGTGGAAACATGG aTGAATCCCACGCTGCTGCAATATAACAAAGCTGAGGATAAGTGGCAGGAATATGCGAGTATAAATTGTGACTACAAATGGTATAGAACTATTTTAAAGGatgataatatattatttactgGCGGTGAAAAAAAAGATGATGAAACAACATCCAACATCGTCCGCAGCTGGAATATACGGAATAAGACATGGCAAGATTTGCCCGCCATGAAACAAGCAAGACGCTCACACTGCGTTGTTGAATTAAATGGTAAAATCTACGCGATTGGTGGTTTTGATGGGAAAAAGTCTCTGTCGACGGTGGAAAG ATATACGACTTCCGATGGTTGGGAGTTCGTGAGCAGCTTAAATGATCGACGATATAACGCCAGTGCAGTGACTTTGAATGGCAAAATCTACATAATGGGCGGGAGAAATTCCGGTGTCCCCTTAAAATCCGTCGAATGCTACAACCCGGATTCGAATACTTGGACTTCTTGCGCGGATATGACAGAATGTCACTGGTTACATGGT GTAGCTGTACACAAAGGTCACATTTATGTTGTTGGCTGTTTCTCTGGAAACGGTACAGTTGAACGTTACGATCCTCAGCAGAACACATGGTCTAAG ATTTGCTCTTTGGAAGTTGGTCGTGGTATTATAGCTTGCGCATCGCTAGACAATAAACTATGGGCTATTTTCTTCTCCGTATCTGGTAACAAAATATCTGTATCAGTCTATAACGAGGAAAATGACCGTTGGGAACAAAAGTGCGCATTTCCCGGACATTTTGTTCTTTCCTGTTATGTTGTGCCTGTAGCCTTACTGAAGTAG
- the LOC105232234 gene encoding kelch-like protein 17 isoform X16: MASSSTQTLALQTDSSSPNCFMEKLMAKIFSFYDEQSLIDVTFKVSNPTALVPAHRLILAAASPYFEKLFNGDQGNTPIIEINDIDSDIFERLITFCYTGQALITVTNVGAMLKAAIVLQLDEAVTRCVDFLMAHIDEYTLHDAYMLERETRCQLLKRKFIEYEIKNFMEISQSDEFLNFDVERLQRILESDNLNITREEDAFDAINRWFNYDVPAREEQLPLLIACLRLTQFDADFLLTHIQPLPGCELLAFKALSWISKPEARTKINMRFAEPRAVICEKTLLALCCVETWMNPTLLQYNKAEDKWQEYASINCDYKWYRTILKDDNILFTGGEKKDDETTSNIVRSWNIRNKTWQDLPAMKQARRSHCVVELNGKIYAIGGFDGKKSLSTVERYTTSDGWEFVSSLNDRRYNASAVTLNGKIYIMGGRNSGVPLKSVECYNPDSNTWTSCADMTECHWLHGVAVHKGHIYVVGCFSGNGTVERYDPQQNTWSKICSLEVGRGIIACASLDNKLWAIFFSVSGNKISVSVYNEENDRWEQKCAFPGHFVLSCYVVPVALLK, translated from the exons ATGGCCTCAAGTTCTACCCAAACACTTGCTCTTCAGACGGATTCCAGTTCGCCGAACTGCTTCATGGAAAAATTAATGGCGAAAATATTTAGCTTCTACGACGAGCAGTCTCTAATCGATGTGACATTTAAAGTTTCAAACCCAACGGCTCT TGTACCCGCGCATCGTTTGATACTCGCGGCAGCGAGTCCCTACTTCGAGAAACTTTTCAATGGCGATCAAGGCAATACTCCTATCATCGAGATAAATGATATCGATAGCGATATCTTTGAGCGTCTAATAACATTTTGTTACACAGGCCAGGCGCTGATTACCGTTACCAATGTTGGTGCCATGCTGAAGGCGGCAATCGTGTTGCAATTGGACGAGGCCGTAACCAGGTGTGTGGACTTCCTGATGGCACATATAGATGAATACACATTACACGATGCTTATATGCTTGAGCGAGAAACGCGATGTCAGCTTCTTAAGCGGAAATTCATCGAAtacgaaataaagaattttatggAG ATCAGCCAAAGCGATGAGTTTCTGAATTTTGATGTTGAAAGATTGCAACGTATTCTGGAATctgacaatttgaatataactCGTGAGGAAGATGCCTTCGATGCCATAAACCGTTGGTTCAATTACGACGTTCCTGCGCGCGAAGAACAACTGCCGCTTTTAATAGCTTGTCTCCGGCTTACCCAATTCGATGCGGACTTTCTGTTGACACACATACAGCCACTACCCGGCTGTGAGCTGCTGGCCTTCAAGGCGTTATCATGGATCAGTAAGCCGGAAGCACGAACAAAGATAAACATGCGATTTGCAGAACCACGTGCTGTAATTTGTGAGAAAACATTGCTCGCACTTTGTTGTGTGGAAACATGG aTGAATCCCACGCTGCTGCAATATAACAAAGCTGAGGATAAGTGGCAGGAATATGCGAGTATAAATTGTGACTACAAATGGTATAGAACTATTTTAAAGGatgataatatattatttactgGCGGTGAAAAAAAAGATGATGAAACAACATCCAACATCGTCCGCAGCTGGAATATACGGAATAAGACATGGCAAGATTTGCCCGCCATGAAACAAGCAAGACGCTCACACTGCGTTGTTGAATTAAATGGTAAAATCTACGCGATTGGTGGTTTTGATGGGAAAAAGTCTCTGTCGACGGTGGAAAG ATATACGACTTCCGATGGTTGGGAGTTCGTGAGCAGCTTAAATGATCGACGATATAACGCCAGTGCAGTGACTTTGAATGGCAAAATCTACATAATGGGCGGGAGAAATTCCGGTGTCCCCTTAAAATCCGTCGAATGCTACAACCCGGATTCGAATACTTGGACTTCTTGCGCGGATATGACAGAATGTCACTGGTTACATGGT GTAGCTGTACACAAAGGTCACATTTATGTTGTTGGCTGTTTCTCTGGAAACGGTACAGTTGAACGTTACGATCCTCAGCAGAACACATGGTCTAAG ATTTGCTCTTTGGAAGTTGGTCGTGGTATTATAGCTTGCGCATCGCTAGACAATAAACTATGGGCTATTTTCTTCTCCGTATCTGGTAACAAAATATCTGTATCAGTCTATAACGAGGAAAATGACCGTTGGGAACAAAAGTGCGCATTTCCCGGACATTTTGTTCTTTCCTGTTATGTTGTGCCTGTAGCCTTACTGAAGTAG
- the LOC105232234 gene encoding kelch-like protein 17 isoform X17 produces the protein MASSSTQTLALQTDSSALNCFKEKLMAKIFRFYDEQSLTDVTFKVSNPTAHVPAHRLILAAASPYFENLFKGNKGNKPIIEINDIDSDIFERLITFCYTGQALITVTNVGAMLKAAIRLQLDDAITRCVEYLMAHIDEYTLHDAYMLERETRCEILKRKFIEYEIKNFMEISQSDEFLNFDVERLQRILESDNLNITREEDAFDAINRWFNYDVPAREEQLPLLIACLRLTQFDADFLLTHIQPLPGCELLAFKALSWISKPEARTKINMRFAEPRAVICEKTLLALCCVETWMNPTLLQYNKAEDKWQEYASINCDYKWYRTILKDDNILFTGGEKKDDETTSNIVRSWNIRNKTWQDLPAMKQARRSHCVVELNGKIYAIGGFDGKKSLSTVERYTTSDGWEFVSSLNDRRYNASAVTLNGKIYIMGGRNSGVPLKSVECYNPDSNTWTSCADMTECHWLHGVAVHKGHIYVVGCFSGNGTVERYDPQQNTWSKICSLEVGRGIIACASLDNKLWAIFFSVSGNKISVSVYNEENDRWEQKCAFPGHFVLSCYVVPVALLK, from the exons ATGGCCTCAAGTTCTACCCAAACACTTGCTCTTCAGACGGATTCCAGTGCGCTGAACTGCTTCAAGGAAAAATTAATGGCGAAAATATTTAGGTTCTACGACGAGCAGTCTCTAACCGATGTGACATTTAAAGTTTCAAACCCAACGGCTCA TGTACCCGCGCATCGTTTGATACTCGCAGCAGCGAGTCCTTACTTCGAGAACCTTTTCAAAGGCAATAAAGGCAATAAACCCATCATCGAGATAAATGATATCGATAGTGATATTTTTGAGCGTCTAATAACCTTTTGTTACACCGGCCAGGCACTGATTACCGTTACCAATGTTGGTGCCATGCTGAAGGCAGCAATCCGGTTACAATTGGACGATGCCATAACAAGGTGTGTGGAGTACCTTATGGCACATATAGATGAATACACATTACACGATGCTTATATGCTTGAGCGAGAAACGCGATGCGAAATTCTTAAGCGGAAATTCATCGAAtacgaaataaagaattttatggAG ATCAGCCAAAGCGATGAGTTTCTGAATTTTGATGTTGAAAGATTGCAACGTATTCTGGAATctgacaatttgaatataactCGTGAGGAAGATGCCTTCGATGCCATAAACCGTTGGTTCAATTACGACGTTCCTGCGCGCGAAGAACAACTGCCGCTTTTAATAGCTTGTCTCCGGCTTACCCAATTCGATGCGGACTTTCTGTTGACACACATACAGCCACTACCCGGCTGTGAGCTGCTGGCCTTCAAGGCGTTATCATGGATCAGTAAGCCGGAAGCACGAACAAAGATAAACATGCGATTTGCAGAACCACGTGCTGTAATTTGTGAGAAAACATTGCTCGCACTTTGTTGTGTGGAAACATGG aTGAATCCCACGCTGCTGCAATATAACAAAGCTGAGGATAAGTGGCAGGAATATGCGAGTATAAATTGTGACTACAAATGGTATAGAACTATTTTAAAGGatgataatatattatttactgGCGGTGAAAAAAAAGATGATGAAACAACATCCAACATCGTCCGCAGCTGGAATATACGGAATAAGACATGGCAAGATTTGCCCGCCATGAAACAAGCAAGACGCTCACACTGCGTTGTTGAATTAAATGGTAAAATCTACGCGATTGGTGGTTTTGATGGGAAAAAGTCTCTGTCGACGGTGGAAAG ATATACGACTTCCGATGGTTGGGAGTTCGTGAGCAGCTTAAATGATCGACGATATAACGCCAGTGCAGTGACTTTGAATGGCAAAATCTACATAATGGGCGGGAGAAATTCCGGTGTCCCCTTAAAATCCGTCGAATGCTACAACCCGGATTCGAATACTTGGACTTCTTGCGCGGATATGACAGAATGTCACTGGTTACATGGT GTAGCTGTACACAAAGGTCACATTTATGTTGTTGGCTGTTTCTCTGGAAACGGTACAGTTGAACGTTACGATCCTCAGCAGAACACATGGTCTAAG ATTTGCTCTTTGGAAGTTGGTCGTGGTATTATAGCTTGCGCATCGCTAGACAATAAACTATGGGCTATTTTCTTCTCCGTATCTGGTAACAAAATATCTGTATCAGTCTATAACGAGGAAAATGACCGTTGGGAACAAAAGTGCGCATTTCCCGGACATTTTGTTCTTTCCTGTTATGTTGTGCCTGTAGCCTTACTGAAGTAG
- the LOC105232234 gene encoding kelch-like protein 28 isoform X11 — MASSSTQTLALQTDSSALNCFKEKLMAKIFRFYDEQSLTDVTFKVSNPTAHVPAHRLILAAASPYFENLFKGNKGNKPIIEINDIDSDIFERLITFCYTGQALITVTNVGAMLKAAIRLQLDDAITRCVEYLMAHIDEYTLHDAYMLERETRCEILKRKFIEYEIKNFMEISQSDEFLNFDVEKLQRILESDNLNITREEVAFEAIKRWFNYDVAAREKQLPLLIACLRLTQFDADFLLTHIQPLPGCELLAFKAISWISKPEARTKINMRFTEPRGVSAANCNEKTLLVVCSEETEINPKVLQYNKAEGKWQEYASIKYDHYGCRTILKDDNILFIGGNKNGAPSNIVRSWNIRSKTWQNLPAMKQARWRHCVVELDGKIYAIGGREGKINLTEDRAMSSVERYTTSDGWEFVSSLIVGRFDVSAVTFNGKIYTLGGYDTVFNNLKSVECYNPDLNTWTFCADMTECHYYPGVAVHKGHIYVVGCFSGNGTVERYDPQQNTWSKICSLEVGRGIIACASLDNKLWAIFFSVSGNKISVSVYNEENDRWEQKCAFPGHFVLSCYVVPVALLK, encoded by the exons ATGGCCTCAAGTTCTACCCAAACACTTGCTCTTCAGACGGATTCCAGTGCGCTGAACTGCTTCAAGGAAAAATTAATGGCGAAAATATTTAGGTTCTACGACGAGCAGTCTCTAACCGATGTGACATTTAAAGTTTCAAACCCAACGGCTCA TGTACCCGCGCATCGTTTGATACTCGCAGCAGCGAGTCCTTACTTCGAGAACCTTTTCAAAGGCAATAAAGGCAATAAACCCATCATCGAGATAAATGATATCGATAGTGATATTTTTGAGCGTCTAATAACCTTTTGTTACACCGGCCAGGCACTGATTACCGTTACCAATGTTGGTGCCATGCTGAAGGCAGCAATCCGGTTACAATTGGACGATGCCATAACAAGGTGTGTGGAGTACCTTATGGCACATATAGATGAATACACATTACACGATGCTTATATGCTTGAGCGAGAAACGCGATGCGAAATTCTTAAGCGGAAATTCATCGAAtacgaaataaagaattttatggAG ATCAGCCAAAGCGATGAGTTTCTGAATTTTGACGTTGAAAAATTGCAACGTATTCTGGAATctgacaatttgaatataacaCGTGAGGAAGTTGCCTTCGAGGCCATAAAACGCTGGTTCAATTACGATGTTGCTGCGCGTGAAAAACAACTGCCACTTTTAATAGCTTGTCTCCGGCTTACCCAATTCGATGCGGACTTTCTCTTGACACACATACAGCCGTTACCTGGTTGTGAGCTGCTGGCCTTCAAGGCGATATCATGGATCAGTAAGCCGGAAGCACGAACAAAGATAAACATGCGATTTACGGAACCACGTGGGGTCAGTGCGGcaaattgtaatgaaaaaacATTGCTGGTGGTTTGCTCAGAGGAAACGGAG aTTAATCCCAAGGTGTTGCAATATAACAAAGCTGAGGGCAAGTGGCAAGAGTATGCGAGCATAAAATACGACCACTATGGTTGTAGAACCATTTTAAAGGATGATAATATATTGTTTATTGGTGGTAATAAAAACGGTGCACCATCCAACATCGTCCGCAGCTGGAATATACGGAGTAAGACATGGCAAAATTTGCCCGCCATGAAACAGGCAAGATGGAGACACTGTGTTGTAGAATTAGATGGTAAAATCTACGCCATTGGTGGTCGTGAAGGTAAAATCAACTTGACTGAGGATCGTGCTATGTCGTCGGTGGAaag ATATACGACTTCCGATGGTTGGGAGTTCGTGAGCAGCTTGATTGTTGGACGATTTGACGTCAGTGCAGTGACTTTCAATGGAAAAATCTACACACTGGGCGGTTATGATACCGTTTTTAACAACTTAAAATCCGTCGAATGCTACAATCCGGATTTGAATACTTGGACTTTTTGCGCGGATATGACAGAGTGCCACTATTATCCAGGT GTAGCTGTACACAAAGGTCACATTTATGTTGTTGGCTGTTTCTCTGGAAACGGTACAGTTGAACGTTACGATCCTCAGCAGAACACATGGTCTAAG ATTTGCTCTTTGGAAGTTGGTCGTGGTATTATAGCTTGCGCATCGCTAGACAATAAACTATGGGCTATTTTCTTCTCCGTATCTGGTAACAAAATATCTGTATCAGTCTATAACGAGGAAAATGACCGTTGGGAACAAAAGTGCGCATTTCCCGGACATTTTGTTCTTTCCTGTTATGTTGTGCCTGTAGCCTTACTGAAGTAG
- the LOC105232234 gene encoding kelch-like protein 28 isoform X13, translating to MASSSTQTLALQTDSSALNCFKEKLMAKIFRFYDEQSLTDVTFKVSNPTAHVPAHRLILAAASPYFENLFKGNKGNKPIIEINDIDSDIFERLITFCYTGQALITVTNVGAMLKAAIRLQLDDAITRCVEYLMAHIDEYTLHDAYMLERETRCEILKRKFIEYEIKNFMEISQSDEFLNFDVEKLQRILESDNLNITREEVAFEAIKRWFNYDVAAREKQLPLLIACLRLTQFDADFLLTHIQPLPGCELLAFKAISWISKPEARTKINMRFTEPRGVSAANCNEKTLLVVCSEETEINPKVLQYNKAEGKWQEYASIKYDHYGCRTILKDDNILFIGGNKNGAPSNIVRSWNIRSKTWQNLPAMKQARWRHCVVELDGKIYAIGGREGKINLTEDRAMSSVERYTTSDGWEFVSSLNDRRYNASAVTLNGKIYIMGGRNSGVPLKSVECYNPDSNTWTSCADMTECHWLHGVAVHKGHIYVVGCFSGNGTVERYDPQQNTWSKICSLEVGRGIIACASLDNKLWAIFFSVSGNKISVSVYNEENDRWEQKCAFPGHFVLSCYVVPVALLK from the exons ATGGCCTCAAGTTCTACCCAAACACTTGCTCTTCAGACGGATTCCAGTGCGCTGAACTGCTTCAAGGAAAAATTAATGGCGAAAATATTTAGGTTCTACGACGAGCAGTCTCTAACCGATGTGACATTTAAAGTTTCAAACCCAACGGCTCA TGTACCCGCGCATCGTTTGATACTCGCAGCAGCGAGTCCTTACTTCGAGAACCTTTTCAAAGGCAATAAAGGCAATAAACCCATCATCGAGATAAATGATATCGATAGTGATATTTTTGAGCGTCTAATAACCTTTTGTTACACCGGCCAGGCACTGATTACCGTTACCAATGTTGGTGCCATGCTGAAGGCAGCAATCCGGTTACAATTGGACGATGCCATAACAAGGTGTGTGGAGTACCTTATGGCACATATAGATGAATACACATTACACGATGCTTATATGCTTGAGCGAGAAACGCGATGCGAAATTCTTAAGCGGAAATTCATCGAAtacgaaataaagaattttatggAG ATCAGCCAAAGCGATGAGTTTCTGAATTTTGACGTTGAAAAATTGCAACGTATTCTGGAATctgacaatttgaatataacaCGTGAGGAAGTTGCCTTCGAGGCCATAAAACGCTGGTTCAATTACGATGTTGCTGCGCGTGAAAAACAACTGCCACTTTTAATAGCTTGTCTCCGGCTTACCCAATTCGATGCGGACTTTCTCTTGACACACATACAGCCGTTACCTGGTTGTGAGCTGCTGGCCTTCAAGGCGATATCATGGATCAGTAAGCCGGAAGCACGAACAAAGATAAACATGCGATTTACGGAACCACGTGGGGTCAGTGCGGcaaattgtaatgaaaaaacATTGCTGGTGGTTTGCTCAGAGGAAACGGAG aTTAATCCCAAGGTGTTGCAATATAACAAAGCTGAGGGCAAGTGGCAAGAGTATGCGAGCATAAAATACGACCACTATGGTTGTAGAACCATTTTAAAGGATGATAATATATTGTTTATTGGTGGTAATAAAAACGGTGCACCATCCAACATCGTCCGCAGCTGGAATATACGGAGTAAGACATGGCAAAATTTGCCCGCCATGAAACAGGCAAGATGGAGACACTGTGTTGTAGAATTAGATGGTAAAATCTACGCCATTGGTGGTCGTGAAGGTAAAATCAACTTGACTGAGGATCGTGCTATGTCGTCGGTGGAaag ATATACGACTTCCGATGGTTGGGAGTTCGTGAGCAGCTTAAATGATCGACGATATAACGCCAGTGCAGTGACTTTGAATGGCAAAATCTACATAATGGGCGGGAGAAATTCCGGTGTCCCCTTAAAATCCGTCGAATGCTACAACCCGGATTCGAATACTTGGACTTCTTGCGCGGATATGACAGAATGTCACTGGTTACATGGT GTAGCTGTACACAAAGGTCACATTTATGTTGTTGGCTGTTTCTCTGGAAACGGTACAGTTGAACGTTACGATCCTCAGCAGAACACATGGTCTAAG ATTTGCTCTTTGGAAGTTGGTCGTGGTATTATAGCTTGCGCATCGCTAGACAATAAACTATGGGCTATTTTCTTCTCCGTATCTGGTAACAAAATATCTGTATCAGTCTATAACGAGGAAAATGACCGTTGGGAACAAAAGTGCGCATTTCCCGGACATTTTGTTCTTTCCTGTTATGTTGTGCCTGTAGCCTTACTGAAGTAG
- the LOC105232234 gene encoding kelch-like protein 28 isoform X4: MASSSTQTLALQTDSSALNCFKEKLMAKIFRFYDEQSLTDVTFKVSNPTAHVPAHRLILAAASPYFENLFKGNKGNKPIIEINDIDSDIFERLITFCYTGQALITVTNVGAMLKAAIRLQLDDAITRCVEYLMAHIDEYTLHDAYMLERETRCEILKRKFIEYEIKNFMEISQSDEFLNFDVEKLQRILESDNLNITREEVAFEAIKRWFNYDVAAREKQLPLLIACLRLTQFDADFLLTHIQPLPGCELLAFKAISWISKPEARTKINMRFTEPRGVSAANCNEKTLLVVCSEETEINPKVLQYNKAEGKWQEYASIKYDHYGCRTILKDDNILFIGGNKNGAPSNIVRSWNIRSKTWQNLPAMKQARWRHCVVELDGKIYAIGGREGKINLTEDRAMSSVERYTTSDGWEFVSSLIVGRFDVSAVTFNGKIYTLGGYDTVFNNLKSVECYNPDLNTWTFCADMTECHYYPGTAAHNGHIYVVGDCFRSRAVERYDPQQDTWSKICSLEVGFGCKACVSLDNKLWTIGGTSKSGDKSCVSVYDEENDRWGQKGSSPETDIRSCVVVPVALLTSNE; this comes from the exons ATGGCCTCAAGTTCTACCCAAACACTTGCTCTTCAGACGGATTCCAGTGCGCTGAACTGCTTCAAGGAAAAATTAATGGCGAAAATATTTAGGTTCTACGACGAGCAGTCTCTAACCGATGTGACATTTAAAGTTTCAAACCCAACGGCTCA TGTACCCGCGCATCGTTTGATACTCGCAGCAGCGAGTCCTTACTTCGAGAACCTTTTCAAAGGCAATAAAGGCAATAAACCCATCATCGAGATAAATGATATCGATAGTGATATTTTTGAGCGTCTAATAACCTTTTGTTACACCGGCCAGGCACTGATTACCGTTACCAATGTTGGTGCCATGCTGAAGGCAGCAATCCGGTTACAATTGGACGATGCCATAACAAGGTGTGTGGAGTACCTTATGGCACATATAGATGAATACACATTACACGATGCTTATATGCTTGAGCGAGAAACGCGATGCGAAATTCTTAAGCGGAAATTCATCGAAtacgaaataaagaattttatggAG ATCAGCCAAAGCGATGAGTTTCTGAATTTTGACGTTGAAAAATTGCAACGTATTCTGGAATctgacaatttgaatataacaCGTGAGGAAGTTGCCTTCGAGGCCATAAAACGCTGGTTCAATTACGATGTTGCTGCGCGTGAAAAACAACTGCCACTTTTAATAGCTTGTCTCCGGCTTACCCAATTCGATGCGGACTTTCTCTTGACACACATACAGCCGTTACCTGGTTGTGAGCTGCTGGCCTTCAAGGCGATATCATGGATCAGTAAGCCGGAAGCACGAACAAAGATAAACATGCGATTTACGGAACCACGTGGGGTCAGTGCGGcaaattgtaatgaaaaaacATTGCTGGTGGTTTGCTCAGAGGAAACGGAG aTTAATCCCAAGGTGTTGCAATATAACAAAGCTGAGGGCAAGTGGCAAGAGTATGCGAGCATAAAATACGACCACTATGGTTGTAGAACCATTTTAAAGGATGATAATATATTGTTTATTGGTGGTAATAAAAACGGTGCACCATCCAACATCGTCCGCAGCTGGAATATACGGAGTAAGACATGGCAAAATTTGCCCGCCATGAAACAGGCAAGATGGAGACACTGTGTTGTAGAATTAGATGGTAAAATCTACGCCATTGGTGGTCGTGAAGGTAAAATCAACTTGACTGAGGATCGTGCTATGTCGTCGGTGGAaag ATATACGACTTCCGATGGTTGGGAGTTCGTGAGCAGCTTGATTGTTGGACGATTTGACGTCAGTGCAGTGACTTTCAATGGAAAAATCTACACACTGGGCGGTTATGATACCGTTTTTAACAACTTAAAATCCGTCGAATGCTACAATCCGGATTTGAATACTTGGACTTTTTGCGCGGATATGACAGAGTGCCACTATTATCCAGGT ACAGCTGCACATAATGGTCACATCTATGTTGTAGGCGATTGTTTTCGTAGCAGAGCTGTTGAACGTTACGATCCTCAGCAGGACACATGGTCTAAG ATTTGCTCTTTGGAAGTTGGCTTTGGTTGTAAAGCTTGCGTATCGCTAGATAATAAACTATGGACTATTGGTGGCACCTCTAAATCTGGTGATAAGTCATGTGTATCAGTCTATGACGAGGAAAATGACCGTTGGGGACAAAAGGGCTCATCACCGGAAACTGATATTCGTTCCTGTGTTGTTGTGCCTGTAGCCTTACTGACATCAAATGaataa